One genomic segment of Chelonia mydas isolate rCheMyd1 chromosome 1, rCheMyd1.pri.v2, whole genome shotgun sequence includes these proteins:
- the TLR8 gene encoding toll-like receptor 8 isoform X1, with protein MNYTIKIGVASVLPTWAIANHKPASVVTVDSDSLGKLISVLQLPSVLSASGAHPFCSVLKTLHWTDILYSRKIKKGNMNPTIPNLIWLLLLAYGTSEILAETKYPRTLPCDVSVNNSSVIFDCSARQLRSVPPAMHGNVTELKLSDNLIKEVFKESFQGLNNLMKIDLNRNHYSKVEEEARDLCKKGMVIEDGAFANLTKLRELLADENHLCKIPVGMPLSLTSLSLRYNNIRSVCRQNFSELTQLKELYMDGNCYYGNPCEKAFLADNGAFSDLTILTVLSLAFNNLTRVPSKLPSSLRKLYLSSNKIKTINQDDFNELSNIEVLDLSGNCPRCYNAPYPCEPCIGDSAIQIHPLAFQHLKNLQNLNLSSTSLINLPASWFYNTTQLKVLHLEFNYLIKEIASGEFLLQLPYLEVLDLSFNYARKSYPRYINISDKFSNLVSLQQLHLRGYVFKELKSKHLRPLINLTKLHILNLGVNFIKQIDLSVFQLFANLTTISLSDNRISPILESSNNSVTRGESVQNHVIQSRSTDTDLEPSVNSMVPAERKDSSSVYNPIFPLIKPQCSMYGKSLDLSLNSIFFIDQQQFKGFHDIACLNLSSNGIGQALNGTEFIFLPNLKYLDLSFNKLDLAYQYAFYELPRLEVLDLSYNVHYFIVSGITHRLGFTENLPYLKVLNLSYNEIFTLTEPNLTSSSLKELVFKGNRLDILWKNGDNRYINIFKRLCNLTHLDISYNRLHKIPTNAFRGLPQSLIELHLTNNELTYFEWTALQQFQNLTLLDLSSNALSFVTDNLANCTASLQRLVLRQNKISQLADGFFNKASSLLHLDLSYNELPSINQSIPQYDNLIYLELLDLKGNPFECTCATVDFKNWINHYVNISIPRLATDVICATPGDQKGKSIISLDIYACTLDKVAAICFCLSFFIILTIMTTAITKHLFYWDAWYIYYFCTAKLKGYKSLGMTKALYDAYIAYDTQDATVTDWVINELRFHLEESEDKQVLLCLEERDWEPGKAVIDNLAQSIHHSRKTIFVLTERYVKNGNFKTAFYIALQRLMDENTDVIVFILLEPVLQHSQYLRLRRRICKSSVLDWPKNPHAEGLFWQNLKSVVLTENYKRYNTLYTDSIK; from the exons ATGAATTATACTATCAAAATAGGCGTGGCTTCTGTTCTTCCCACTTGGGCTATAGCAAACCACAAGCCAGCTTCTGTTGTCACTGTTGACAGTGACAGTTTGGGGAAGTTGATCAGTGTACTTCAGTTACCATCTGTGCTTTCAGCCTCTGGTGCTCAccccttctgctctgttttaaaaACTCTTCACTGGACTGACATCTTGTATAgcagaaaaataaagaaa GGAAACATGAATCCCACAATCCCAAATCTAATATGGCTACTTCTTCTGGCTTATGGTACTTCAGAAATTCTCGCTGAGACCAAGTATCCTAGAACCCTGCCATGTGATGTCAGCGTGAATAACTCCTCCGTCATTTTTGACTGCAGTGCCCGTCAACTGAGAAGTGTGCCTCCTGCAATGCATGGTAATGTAACAGAATTAAAGCTCTCAGACAACCTTATAAAGGAGGTATTTAAAGAATCTTTTCAGGGCCTGAATAATCTTATGAAAATAGATCTAAACAGAAATCACTACTCTAAGGTAGAGGAAGAGGCTCGTGATTTGTGTAAAAAAGGAATGGTAATTGAAGATGGAGCTTTTGCTAACTTAACAAAGCTAAGGGAATTACTAGCTGATGAAAATCACCTATGTAAAATACCAGTTGGGATGCCATTGTCCTTAACCTCACTGAGTTTGAGATATAACAACATACGTTCTGTCTGtcggcaaaatttttcagaactCACACAACTGAAAGAACTCTATATGGATGGGAATTGTTATTATGGCAATCCCTGTGAAAAAGCTTTCCTTGCAGACAATGGGGCTTTCTCGGACCTCACTATTTTGACAGTCCTGTCACTTGCCTTCAACAACCTGACCCGAGTTCCAAGCAAACTGCCTTCATCTCTAAGGAAACTTTACCTCAGCAGCAACAAGATCAAAACCATCAACCAAGATGATTTTAATGAACTGTCTAATATAGAAGTCCTTGACTTAAGTGGGAACTGTCCAAGGTGCTACAATGCCCCCTACCCATGTGAACCTTGCATTGGGGACTCCGCCATTCAAATACATCCTCTTGCTTTCCAGCATCTGAAAAATTTACAGAATTTAAACCTCTCCAGCACCTCTCTCATTAACTTACCGGCCAGCTGGTTTTATAACACAACACAGTTAAAGGTGCTGCATCTTGAATTTAACTACTTAATAAAGGAAATAGCCTCTGGAGAGTTTTTACTCCAGCTGCCTTATTTGGAGGTGCTTGATTTATCTTTTAACTATGCAAGGAAATCATACCCGAGGTATATAAATATTTCAGACAAGTTCTCCAACCTGGTCTCTCTCCAGCAACTGCACTTAAGAGGTTACGTGTTCAAGGAACTTAAGAGCAAACACCTTCGGCCCCTCATAAATCTTACCAAACTACACATCCTCAATTTAGGAGTCAACTTTATCAAGCAAATTGATCTCAGTGTGTTTCAGCTCTTTGCTAATCTGACTACAATTTCTTTGTCTGACAACAGGATATCACCTATACTAGAGAGCAGCAATAACAGTGTTACTAGAGGAGAATCAGTCCAAAATCATGTAATTCAAAGTCGTTCAACAGATACTGATCTTGAGCCATCAGTAAATAGTATGGTACCAGCAGAACGCAAAGACAGTAGCAGTGTGTATAATCCCATTTTTCCTTTAATCAAaccccaatgcagcatgtatggtAAATCATTAGATCTAAGCTTAAACAGTATTTTCTTCATTGACCAACAGCAATTTAAAGGTTTCCATGATATAGCATGTTTGAATTTGTCCTCAAATGGCATTGGACAAGCTTTGAATGGCACTGAATTTATCTTTCTACCTAATCTCAAATATTTAGATCTGTCTTTTAATAAACTTGATTTGGCTTATCAATATGCATTTTATGAACTGCCTAGGCTAGAGGTACTGGACCTCAGCTACAACGTACACTATTTTATTGTGTCAGGGATAACACACAGATTGGGATTTACTGAAAATCTTCCGTATCTAAAAGTTTTAAACTTAAGTTACAATGAAATTTTTACACTCACAGAGCCTAATCTAACTAGCAGCTCCCTGAAAGAGTTAGTGTTCAAAGGAAACCGCCTTGATATTTTATGGAAAAATGGAGATAACAgatacataaatatttttaaaagactctgCAATCTGACTCATCTTGACATATCCTACAACAGACTTCATAAAATTCCTACCAACGCATTCCGTGGCCTGCCACAAAGTCTAATTGAGCTACACCTAACCAACAATGAATTAACGTACTTTGAATGGACTGCCTTGCAACAATTTCAGAACCTCACATTACTGGACCTGAGCTCAAATGCTCTGTCTTTTGTAACTGATAACCTTGCCAACTGCACAGCTTCCCTTCAGAGACTAGTGCTTCGACAAAACAAGATTTCTCAGCTTGCTGATGGATTTTTTAATAAAGCCAGCAGCCTCCTGCACCTTGATTTAAGTTACAATGAGCTGCCTTCCATAAACCAGTCAATACCTCAGTATGATAACTTAATTTATTTAGAGCTTTTGGACTTAAAAGGAAACCCTTTCGAATGCACCTGTGCAACTGTTGATTTCAAAAACTGGATAAATCATTATGTTAATATTAGTATCCCACGACTGGCAACAGATGTCATTTGTGCAACACCTGGAGATCAAAAAGGGAAGAGCATCATAAGTTTAGACATATATGCCTGTACTTTGGATAAGGTTGCAGCAATATGCTTTTGTTTGTCATTCTTCATTATTCTGACCATTATGACAACAGCTAtcacaaaacatttattttattgggATGCCTGGTATATTTACTATTTTTGTACGGCAAAACTAAAAGGATATAAATCTCTTGGCATGACCAAAGCTCTCTATGATGCTTACATAGCCTATGATACTCAGGATGCAACAGTAACTGACTGGGTAATAAATGAGCTACGATTTCATCTAGaggaaagtgaagacaagcaagTTCTGCTTTGTTTGGAGGAAAGGGACTGGGAGCCGGGAAAGGCTGTCATTGACAACCTTGCACAGAGCATCCATCACAGCAGAAAGACCATCTTTGTTCTAACCGAAAGATATGTGAAAAATGGGAACTTTAAAACTGCTTTTTATATCGCTCTGCAGAGACTAATGGATGAGAATACGGATGTGATTGTGTTCATTCTACTGGAGCCGGTGCTACAGCATTCCCAGTACCTGAGGCTGAGGAGGAGGATCTGCAAGAGCTCTGTTCTTGACTGGCCTAAGAATCCACACGCTGAAGGCCTTTTCTGGCAAAATCTAAAAAGTGTAGTGCTAACAGAAAATTATAAAAGATATAATACATTATACACAGATTCCATTAAATGA
- the TLR8 gene encoding toll-like receptor 8 isoform X2 — protein sequence MHGNVTELKLSDNLIKEVFKESFQGLNNLMKIDLNRNHYSKVEEEARDLCKKGMVIEDGAFANLTKLRELLADENHLCKIPVGMPLSLTSLSLRYNNIRSVCRQNFSELTQLKELYMDGNCYYGNPCEKAFLADNGAFSDLTILTVLSLAFNNLTRVPSKLPSSLRKLYLSSNKIKTINQDDFNELSNIEVLDLSGNCPRCYNAPYPCEPCIGDSAIQIHPLAFQHLKNLQNLNLSSTSLINLPASWFYNTTQLKVLHLEFNYLIKEIASGEFLLQLPYLEVLDLSFNYARKSYPRYINISDKFSNLVSLQQLHLRGYVFKELKSKHLRPLINLTKLHILNLGVNFIKQIDLSVFQLFANLTTISLSDNRISPILESSNNSVTRGESVQNHVIQSRSTDTDLEPSVNSMVPAERKDSSSVYNPIFPLIKPQCSMYGKSLDLSLNSIFFIDQQQFKGFHDIACLNLSSNGIGQALNGTEFIFLPNLKYLDLSFNKLDLAYQYAFYELPRLEVLDLSYNVHYFIVSGITHRLGFTENLPYLKVLNLSYNEIFTLTEPNLTSSSLKELVFKGNRLDILWKNGDNRYINIFKRLCNLTHLDISYNRLHKIPTNAFRGLPQSLIELHLTNNELTYFEWTALQQFQNLTLLDLSSNALSFVTDNLANCTASLQRLVLRQNKISQLADGFFNKASSLLHLDLSYNELPSINQSIPQYDNLIYLELLDLKGNPFECTCATVDFKNWINHYVNISIPRLATDVICATPGDQKGKSIISLDIYACTLDKVAAICFCLSFFIILTIMTTAITKHLFYWDAWYIYYFCTAKLKGYKSLGMTKALYDAYIAYDTQDATVTDWVINELRFHLEESEDKQVLLCLEERDWEPGKAVIDNLAQSIHHSRKTIFVLTERYVKNGNFKTAFYIALQRLMDENTDVIVFILLEPVLQHSQYLRLRRRICKSSVLDWPKNPHAEGLFWQNLKSVVLTENYKRYNTLYTDSIK from the coding sequence ATGCATGGTAATGTAACAGAATTAAAGCTCTCAGACAACCTTATAAAGGAGGTATTTAAAGAATCTTTTCAGGGCCTGAATAATCTTATGAAAATAGATCTAAACAGAAATCACTACTCTAAGGTAGAGGAAGAGGCTCGTGATTTGTGTAAAAAAGGAATGGTAATTGAAGATGGAGCTTTTGCTAACTTAACAAAGCTAAGGGAATTACTAGCTGATGAAAATCACCTATGTAAAATACCAGTTGGGATGCCATTGTCCTTAACCTCACTGAGTTTGAGATATAACAACATACGTTCTGTCTGtcggcaaaatttttcagaactCACACAACTGAAAGAACTCTATATGGATGGGAATTGTTATTATGGCAATCCCTGTGAAAAAGCTTTCCTTGCAGACAATGGGGCTTTCTCGGACCTCACTATTTTGACAGTCCTGTCACTTGCCTTCAACAACCTGACCCGAGTTCCAAGCAAACTGCCTTCATCTCTAAGGAAACTTTACCTCAGCAGCAACAAGATCAAAACCATCAACCAAGATGATTTTAATGAACTGTCTAATATAGAAGTCCTTGACTTAAGTGGGAACTGTCCAAGGTGCTACAATGCCCCCTACCCATGTGAACCTTGCATTGGGGACTCCGCCATTCAAATACATCCTCTTGCTTTCCAGCATCTGAAAAATTTACAGAATTTAAACCTCTCCAGCACCTCTCTCATTAACTTACCGGCCAGCTGGTTTTATAACACAACACAGTTAAAGGTGCTGCATCTTGAATTTAACTACTTAATAAAGGAAATAGCCTCTGGAGAGTTTTTACTCCAGCTGCCTTATTTGGAGGTGCTTGATTTATCTTTTAACTATGCAAGGAAATCATACCCGAGGTATATAAATATTTCAGACAAGTTCTCCAACCTGGTCTCTCTCCAGCAACTGCACTTAAGAGGTTACGTGTTCAAGGAACTTAAGAGCAAACACCTTCGGCCCCTCATAAATCTTACCAAACTACACATCCTCAATTTAGGAGTCAACTTTATCAAGCAAATTGATCTCAGTGTGTTTCAGCTCTTTGCTAATCTGACTACAATTTCTTTGTCTGACAACAGGATATCACCTATACTAGAGAGCAGCAATAACAGTGTTACTAGAGGAGAATCAGTCCAAAATCATGTAATTCAAAGTCGTTCAACAGATACTGATCTTGAGCCATCAGTAAATAGTATGGTACCAGCAGAACGCAAAGACAGTAGCAGTGTGTATAATCCCATTTTTCCTTTAATCAAaccccaatgcagcatgtatggtAAATCATTAGATCTAAGCTTAAACAGTATTTTCTTCATTGACCAACAGCAATTTAAAGGTTTCCATGATATAGCATGTTTGAATTTGTCCTCAAATGGCATTGGACAAGCTTTGAATGGCACTGAATTTATCTTTCTACCTAATCTCAAATATTTAGATCTGTCTTTTAATAAACTTGATTTGGCTTATCAATATGCATTTTATGAACTGCCTAGGCTAGAGGTACTGGACCTCAGCTACAACGTACACTATTTTATTGTGTCAGGGATAACACACAGATTGGGATTTACTGAAAATCTTCCGTATCTAAAAGTTTTAAACTTAAGTTACAATGAAATTTTTACACTCACAGAGCCTAATCTAACTAGCAGCTCCCTGAAAGAGTTAGTGTTCAAAGGAAACCGCCTTGATATTTTATGGAAAAATGGAGATAACAgatacataaatatttttaaaagactctgCAATCTGACTCATCTTGACATATCCTACAACAGACTTCATAAAATTCCTACCAACGCATTCCGTGGCCTGCCACAAAGTCTAATTGAGCTACACCTAACCAACAATGAATTAACGTACTTTGAATGGACTGCCTTGCAACAATTTCAGAACCTCACATTACTGGACCTGAGCTCAAATGCTCTGTCTTTTGTAACTGATAACCTTGCCAACTGCACAGCTTCCCTTCAGAGACTAGTGCTTCGACAAAACAAGATTTCTCAGCTTGCTGATGGATTTTTTAATAAAGCCAGCAGCCTCCTGCACCTTGATTTAAGTTACAATGAGCTGCCTTCCATAAACCAGTCAATACCTCAGTATGATAACTTAATTTATTTAGAGCTTTTGGACTTAAAAGGAAACCCTTTCGAATGCACCTGTGCAACTGTTGATTTCAAAAACTGGATAAATCATTATGTTAATATTAGTATCCCACGACTGGCAACAGATGTCATTTGTGCAACACCTGGAGATCAAAAAGGGAAGAGCATCATAAGTTTAGACATATATGCCTGTACTTTGGATAAGGTTGCAGCAATATGCTTTTGTTTGTCATTCTTCATTATTCTGACCATTATGACAACAGCTAtcacaaaacatttattttattgggATGCCTGGTATATTTACTATTTTTGTACGGCAAAACTAAAAGGATATAAATCTCTTGGCATGACCAAAGCTCTCTATGATGCTTACATAGCCTATGATACTCAGGATGCAACAGTAACTGACTGGGTAATAAATGAGCTACGATTTCATCTAGaggaaagtgaagacaagcaagTTCTGCTTTGTTTGGAGGAAAGGGACTGGGAGCCGGGAAAGGCTGTCATTGACAACCTTGCACAGAGCATCCATCACAGCAGAAAGACCATCTTTGTTCTAACCGAAAGATATGTGAAAAATGGGAACTTTAAAACTGCTTTTTATATCGCTCTGCAGAGACTAATGGATGAGAATACGGATGTGATTGTGTTCATTCTACTGGAGCCGGTGCTACAGCATTCCCAGTACCTGAGGCTGAGGAGGAGGATCTGCAAGAGCTCTGTTCTTGACTGGCCTAAGAATCCACACGCTGAAGGCCTTTTCTGGCAAAATCTAAAAAGTGTAGTGCTAACAGAAAATTATAAAAGATATAATACATTATACACAGATTCCATTAAATGA